A single genomic interval of Pochonia chlamydosporia 170 chromosome 7, whole genome shotgun sequence harbors:
- a CDS encoding arylsulfotransferase protein (similar to Neofusicoccum parvum UCRNP2 XP_007582029.1) has translation MAALRNTLTLMLVFVGSYTLFSIQKPLRGPNSLQRPYYGSGLYDWGLLGLNPAQHYQSFTGSSIKPNVIRTDDRCSYGWFFVEPLNRLAQQPFMIFDHDLNLVWTPTAPEWKNARDAKVQSLDGNNYITFLYGSETSVGGQGYALIDNTYRLYKTVEPVGVLGYLSGLRLTSDGTALIIIHHASTHPNKKPKDIDTVFQEIDLDSGKLLFEWRASDFIHGSGQPSNPNPTFFQLQNVDKDADGNYLVSSGNTILCISKENGKALWQLGGSGNEFRDESAGSATSLSNHHVASWHNNTTLLVTNNNHGDNRSNILIYVKLSFDKMTATVIKDISPPVDTSSKMDTFQLLGNDHILAQDTTTSKVIESSVNETFCEVDFAPSRLSSRWTTKYHVSKYEWSANPQTSPDIAVRPDEGAIYVSWNGGTDIDAWILQSGPKTEGTVFIDHLRISKTSFETRIELPRRTEEYIRVVALDKKWKMASHSVAVSRHVPFGGSRRVPVLLALAEGIFRIRTRIILLALVFCIMLYCYLGACLPLFRKMRHPNSPRARKNL, from the exons ATGGCTGCCCTTCGAAATACTCTTACTCTTATGCTTGTCTTCGTCGGTTCTTACACATTGTTCTCCATCCAAAAACCACTCAGAGGTCCAAATAGTCTTCAACGGCCGTATTATGGATCGGGTTTGTATGATTGGGGACTATTAGGCCTTAATCCTGCTCAACATTATCAATCCTTTACCGGAAGTTCCATCAAACCGAACGTGATACGGACGGACGACCGATGCAGCTACGGCTGGTTCTTCGTTGAGCCCCTGAATCGTCTCGCACAACAGCCGTTCATGATATTTGATCATGATCTGAACCTTGTCTGGACACCAACAGCCCCTGAATGGAAGAATGCCAGAGATGCCAAAGTGCAAAGCCTCGACGGAAACAACTATATCACATTCCTGTACGGCTCAGAAACGTCTGTCGGCGGTCAGGGGTATGCCTTG ATTGACAACACTTACCGGCTTTACAAAACGGTCGAACCTGTCGGCGTCCTCGGCTATTTGTCCGGACTTCGCCTTACATCAGACGGCACAGCGTtaatcatcatccatcatgccTCGACACACCCCAATAAGAAACCCAAGGACATTGACACCGTTTTCCAGGAAATCGACCTGGACTCGGGGAAGCTACTCTTTGAGTGGCGAGCCTCAGATTTCATACACGGATCTGGCCAACCTAGCAATCCCAACCCAACtttctttcaacttcaaaaTGTTGACAAAGATGCCGACGGCAACTACCTCGTATCCTCCGGTAACACTATCCTTTGCATCAGTAAAGAAAATGGAAAGGCTCTCTGGCAACTTGGCGGCAGTGGCAACGAGTTCCGAGATGAATCTGCTGGGTCCGCTACCTCCTTGTCAAACCATCATGTTGCCTCTTGGCATAATAACACGACACTCCTTGTCACAAACAACAACCACGGGGACAACAGAAGCAACATCTTGATTTATGTCAAACTCTCATTTGATAAAATGACGGCGACTGTCATCAAAGACATCAGCCCACCCGTTGACACTTCTTCCAAAATGGACACATTTCAACTTTTAGGCAACGACCATATCCTTGCACAGGACACGACGACTTCCAAGGTCATCGAGTCGTCAGTCAATGAGACGTTTTGCGAAGTAGATTTCGCTCCTTCTCGTCTCTCATCAAGGTGGACTACAAAGTACCACGTGTCCAAGTATGAATGGTCTGCAAACCCTCAGACGTCGCCGGACATTGCCGTTCGCCCTGATGAAGGTGCTATCTACGTTAGTTGGAATGGTGGAACAGACATAGATGCTTGGATATTGCAGAGTGGACCTAAGACCGAAGGAACCGTCTTTATTGACCATTTGAGGATATCGAAAACGAGCTTCGAAACGCGAATCGAACTGCCGAGACGAACCGAAGAGTACATAAGGGTCGTGGCGTTGGACAAGAAGTGGAAGATGGCTTCACACTCTGTGGCGGTTTCGAGGCACGTTCCCTTTGGTGGAAGTAGGCGTGTGCCAGTAttgctggctttggcagaAGGGATCTTTAGGATTCGTACCCGCATCATTCTACTGGCCCTTGTGTTTTGTATAATGCTGTATTGTTATCTCGGTGCTTGCTTGCCTCTGTTTCGCAAGATGAGGCATCCGAATTCACCTCGGGCGAGAAAGAATCTGTAA
- a CDS encoding ribonuclease H-like protein (similar to Metarhizium robertsii ARSEF 23 XP_007826074.1): MGCQYNSTLAYSVLRTQDLHDQCHSPPSDAEDLKPDIIQSRHWLVQNNQYYSKNDNLFCFGKPRSVLLCKLEGRLKGLLANSSPLILVVHGGHRQTTLLQKLNINLAPVFTLDTTSCPLSTPDFLHLSLKRLLQAFSIPFTGDRLHVAGNDAHFTLRVLLMIAVTDVQRELDEAPAWVPVFEAIA; the protein is encoded by the coding sequence ATGGGATGCCAGTACAATTCCACATTGGCATATTCAGTCCTGCGTACCCAGGATCTGCATGACCAATGCCACTCACCTCCCTCAGACGCAGAGGATTTGAAACCAGATATCATACAATCCCGCCACTGGCTCGTTCAAAATAACCAGTATTATTCAAAAAACGACAATCTTTTCTGCTTTGGAAAACCGCGGTCTGTTCTGCTCTGTAAGTTGGAGGGACGCTTGAAAGGACTTCTCGCAAATTCCTCTCCATTAATTCTCGTTGTTCACGGAGGGCATCGTCAAACGACGCTCCTGCAAAagctcaacatcaaccttGCACCCGTCTTCACCCTCGATACGACAAGTTGCCCGCTTTCCACTCCAGATTTTCTACACCTTTCCCTAAAGCGGCTTCTCCAAGCATTTAGCATTCCCTTCACTGGCGACCGTCTCCACGTCGCTGGGAACGACGCACACTTTACACTCCGCGTTCTACTCATGATTGCTGTGACCGACGTACAACGGGAGCTGGACGAGGCTCCAGCGTGGGTGCCTGTGTTTGAAGCAATTGCCTGA